DNA sequence from the Macrobrachium rosenbergii isolate ZJJX-2024 chromosome 55, ASM4041242v1, whole genome shotgun sequence genome:
GCCACCAATGACCACTtctagtctgtttttttttttttttatcttaactttCCTGATTCTTATTAATTATGCCAGACCAAGTGTATAGTGATATGCAGTACATATTTTTACATGACCGTGTTTTTAAAGACTCTTGGTATAGGATTGTTGCATTCAGTTTGGAGTACAACAGGGACTCCTAAATACCTTCTTTTGGTCAGCTAGTTCCCAAGAAGATGTTGCCAACAACAGGAAGATGACAGGCCCCTGGCACAAGATGTCCCACACTATTGATCTTCCTTTCATGCTTGGCCATCAACTTTGTGAACAAGTCACTGATTGTTCATGAATGCATTCGAAGCAATTCATTGGCAGAAGGTTGTCATAAATGTCTGGCGCATTACTGTTTAGCAAATATAATTCACATTTGGATGATCCCAAAGCCCTAGATTTTGAGAGCTGAGCTTTTTCTTAGATGAATCTGAGACCCTCTCACCTTAGGATCCTCTCAGATGGTTGCTGCAGGTTTTGAAACAGAGGCAAGAGTTGCTGCAACTTGTTCAGTCTTTTTTGAACCTCTTAAGGCTACTGTTGGCTGTACAATTCTGCCATTATTGTTCAGGTAATGGATGTCAAAGAAAAACTTCTAGTTTCAGTTGTGTTGAAACATGCATATACCATTGATTCTTTGTTTGTCCAAATAGCAGGGTTTCAACTTTTTGCTCTGGTTTGTGTCAAACCATTGTAGTATCTGCCAACTCTCCTGTTTACAACTTTACAGAAAATGGATACTGGCTCATTTTAAGGCTGTTTGTGACAGTAAAACTTGATTATCTGGATCATCATTATTAGCAATTAACATGATCTGTTGTACAAGGATAGGGaagattgcaaaatattttttgttcaagaAATTAGAAAAACACTTCCCAATAGTTTGGCAGTGTTGTTAAGCCAACATCAATTTAGGAGTCACTGACTGCTTTTATAAAAGATAATGTAGAAGGGTTTTGGGTGTGTGATAATATCCTGATAAATTTCCCAGTGTGGGACACCAGATTTTGATACCTTGGAAGAGGAGTAAGAGGATCTTGTTTTTTCACGAGATACTCACCCAGAAAAATGGTTTTGGAAGGTGTGTGTGATTTAAAGGTTTTCCTCATCTGAGACAGTTTCTTATTGATCAGTTATGGGTGGGTGGAATAGGGAAAGTCCATTGAGTTTGactttgattttttgtattttgtgttttaagtTTGTTTTCCCCAGTTTTATTAAGGAATGCACCGTTACAGTAAAAAACCATTCTTATTCATGGGGATTTGAATCTTCCCACTCCCCCCTGAAATACTTAAAATCCATGAGTTCTGGAACCACCATCTACAAATTATATGACTGCCTACCTTGAAAACAGATAGTATACATTGTATGgaacatcaaatatacattaaattattatCCCATTACTGTcgaaaatctttgaaattatgTGCCATTTACAAAGCCTCATCTTAATAATGAGATACCCTTTGCAAAGGTAACATGATTTATGTAAGTTTGCCCTTCCAGCCGTCAGAAAGAGAAGTTTTAGTTAAACTATGACAGATTCTGCCAACCTTGTATTTAAAAAGAGCtatttgaaatgaataaagagtttatctttttcatcttttgagaatgtaatccatttctctttacaaacCATTTGTTATCTTTTTCTGAGGAAAGAGAAGGGCTGAACTAACTTGTCAAGTGtgacatctatctatctaagtaATTTATCCACAATCTGTCCTttggtgaaaagagagaaaggaaggattCTAAAGAGAAATGAGAGTTCATCACATTGTGGCAACACGGTTGACATATTTGAAACATGTTCACCTGGGAAGAGCTGGAAAACTTGGGAAGAATGTCGTGTTTAAAATGGAAAGTTTGATTTAGGTTCTTCTTACCAGAAcccataaaaatgcataaatgtagtaattattattgtgtattattattattattattattattattattattattattattattattattaagattaacaagattaaattatttgaaaaaatcgGTACTTAATCcagaggaaattattttaaatcctACAAAACAATTACACATACCATAAAATTCTATCTTTCAATGATTAATCATATTGACAAGTACTAGGAGAAATTGACTTCTGACAGGCAGTtaataattgatttggaaagaaaaaattatccaaCCACATTACAACATTAGTCTGAATTATAccgtatatattttgaatgaattgATATCCTAAGTATGCCTGGATGCCTACATATACCTTTATATTGATCCCAAAAATGTGATGTATAGTACCCTAGTTACGTTTAGAGCAGTCATTAATTATACAAGAAAGAAACcattgattaatacttacttttattagctATCCCCTCTCCTCATTTTAAATAGTACCATTCAAACCATCACATTTGGTCtgtttacacattttttcttatctgccatttgcattgccaattgGTTGTAGACACTGTCTGTTATGTAGCTTTAATAGTGATATTGTGTTTGAATTAAatacaccatatttttttttataagatgttCTACTTTTTGATTGTTGTCATTGTTCCTAAAATACCTGGCGACTGAATCCTATGTGTACATAATTTTTCAGATTATCCTAGAAAACTATGCCTTCCCAGGTCTTCTGATGATTGGTACTGATTTGTCCCAATTCGGGGAGAAATTGTTATCTAACCATTGGTATTAAAAAACAAAGCCGTTATAATTATGGCATCATCCCACAGCTTAATCACcacaattactactgctagtattataatcaatatttacgttgttattatcgataattttcattaaaatctttaataGGCTTATCAGCAATCGTCTGGATGCGGGATCGCCACATTCTTATACAGTTTACATacttacagtacgtgtgctgccacctatgaTAATGATTATCTTGAGAGCTTTATGGATAAGctaaggcttcgttcagttggtattGGCAATTGAAGCTAACTTCATGAACTACAGGAACAAGAACATTTgccgatcaattggtggttgacaattccttacttgccattctctttaggcataataacaaattttcgttattttgatgcAAGTAACTCGTGCTAGGCattctcttttaaaaataataacatggctttgttcagttgctcaaaGTGACTCGGGCCGTTACATAGGGAAACATTTTATCTGCATATTGGATTTTACCCGGTTAATacttagttataataataatgattgctaTATAACATTTTGATTACCGTgtgtaacatctttattaatgttttgttgattctgcgagtagaaacaatgtttacaaatgaatgtgttgcaatctattggtaatcCAGGATGAGGTAGATTTTTGCACCAAGTCTTTGcactattcttatttttatgttccattgtataatacatattttgataaatataaatattagataacttctttttaatgtttttgttgattctgttggtagtctacaatatgcatatgataacccaAATACATCATTTTAAGGTGGCAAAATCATATGAGCAGGGAGGGGTaggaaacctatttttttttcctcaatgtccTGCTACAGACTTGGGGTGCGTCTATCTGAATATGGCGTCTTATAAGCCAGCAGAAATTGGTAATTGATTTTTAAACAGTTGgttatttgcaaaagaaataaaaatacattataaaaaaaatcttttaccatttttaggcaCAAACACACTAGACGAGTGCGATTAGATGCTGAGCATCTTATTATTGTGGCGTGCTGCCGAATTCCCAGCCTTGAAAAAGTATCATTATCTTCGGCGTATTTagcatataaaattaaatattatcaaATTATATTGTCTGTGTTCGTAAGAGACAAAAGTCGCATTGGAATTTGAAACGATGACTTCCTGTATATCCTTCATATTCATATGACCAGTAAGTTTATTTGCAAACTAACCACCCAACCCTTGCTGTCAGGTTGCCAGCATCTGTTAGTTCAACgcctcctccctctctccaaaAATGTCTTGTATGCAAAAGATTAGGGAGTTAGCTGTAttcaaaaaaagatttttataaactaaaatcaCATCACGCTTCACTATAGTTTTTCTTTAAGAGTctgatttggtttattttttgatatttgaaaaattagtaaaacatttcaaatcatacaaaacaaacaaatatagttCTCAGTAAgagatgaaagtgaaaaaaattatttttatatattatttaatcttacaaatcaatattaatatttgaaaaattagtattgtaaatcattatttttcagttgtattgtaGATACAGTTCAGTATTTAGTcgcaataaaaatttgaaaataccaATAGCTCATGAGAAAAATATTAGTTTCCTCTCAAATGATTTATGAATTTCAACAGGAtgacgtaaaaatgttttttctgcaATTGTGAGCATGAATATCGGGAgtttattgtactgtacatgtatcttGTGGTGAAATCATCaagcacaaagaaaataagagagagagagagagagagagagagagagagagagagaataacaactaAGGTATCAcatatgttaaaatatagatactCACtcataactttttcattttacagctctcattttatattctgtataaaagatgaaaaacaatcaAATTTACTACCCAAAGAGATAAATGCATTCATTGTATCTGCCAgggtgtgtgtatacagtacatagcTTACACACTCCTTTGCTTTGGTTGATGGCATCAAGacaagttataaataacagaatatgttgccaacatctacaatttacattaaaatgtttttaaaaattcaccataaatcgaaatattgtgctagagacttccaatttattgcaaaattaagttaaatgactgaatattactagaatgtaagagttttagcttacaattgcgttttttaccatttcgtcgagttaaagttgaccgaaggttgaaattttggcagttatcgtgatttatgtgaaaatatttcaaaactgataaaagctacaaccatgagctattttctgttgtattctacatgaaattgcgcacattttcatatataaaagtttatgtaacgactaatgtaaaacgatgcaaacattaagacaacatgacgaaagaatttctgagatgttcgaccGATTTACCACGCcgagcgtaaggaaaaatttttttttcagaaattcaccataaatcgaaatattgtgctagagacttccagtttgttgcaaaatgaaggtacatggttgaatattactagaatgtaagagttttagcttataattgcgttttttaccactTCGtcgaagttaaagttgaccaaaggttgaaattttggcagttatcgtgatttatatgaaaatatttcaaaactgataaaagctacaaccatgagttattctctgttgtattctacatgaaattgcacacatttccatatataaaactttatgtaacgactaatataaaacagtgcaaacttTACGACAAACGtgatgaaagaaaagaatttctggcgcgtcgtaaggaaaaagtttttacaaaaattcaccataaatcgaaatattgtgctagagatttccaattggttgcaaaatgaaggtaaatgattgaatattactagatcgtaagagttttagcttaaaattgcgttttttaccatttctgtcgaaatcaaagttgaccaaggttgaaattttggcagttatcgtggtttatatgaaaatatttccaaactgataaaagctacaacaatgggttgtattttgctgtattgtacatgaaattgcgcacattttcatatataaaactatgtagctgctaatatagaacagtgcaaaaatgacgacaaaatgacgaaagaatttatgaaaatttcggctgagttaccgccgtgtaagaaaaagttttcaaaaattcaccataaatcgaaatattgtgctagagacttccaatttgttgcaaaatgaaggtacatgattgaatattactagaatgtaagagttttagcttacaattgcattttttgaccatttcggtcgagtcaaagttgaccgaaggttgaaatattttgtagtcgatgtacggtacgtccactcggcacccaacagacaattttagtcgacgtatgatacgtccaataggcgtttaagggttaatattgaTAGTTATATTTTGTGAATGGTGTTACTAGTTGTGTAGTGTAAATGGTATGTTGTCAGACATGGGGTGCCAGTTAAAAAACTATTAGATTTTACAAGATTAGAGGTATCTGTAGGAATATCAGAGAAAATTACTGTTAGGTTATAAAGACCACTAAGTCATGTATCTAGAATCTCATAGATCTCGCCCAAAGGATTTGTTCCTAGTGAGAGGTGAAAATGGAGCTTGGAAAGCGGGGTAAGAAAAGACTGAGTAGAATGGATGCAAGGTAAAAGTCAAAGTATTGCAGCTGAAATCCAAGAACTTTGCAGAAAACCTTTATTACCTTTAGTCTGCCATTTAAGGTGCACTGATGTGGTACCCAATTTATACACTAAGCATGTCATATTTGGTACTTTTGAagtctttttatatttcacattattGAATGTGTAAGTCTTTCATGTTTGGATTACTATAAATACAGTAAAGGGTAATTGTTGATGTCAAGATGGATTTTGAAGTACTGTATTTAGATTAATTCTGTGTTATTTATTCAGCATGTATGTATTGGATTAGTATTAAAGGACTTCTGATAATCAGACAAAAAATCATGTTCAAACAGAAATttcgtaaattaattttttccccaacAGGTGCTACAACATCTGTATTCCCTTATAATAACCGCATGAGGGATTATTTGATTGCTACAAACCGTGCAGATATTGCAGCATTAGCAGATGCAAATGCAGACATGCTCACCCCAGATGAAGGGGCACCGTATGACCAGTTGATTGAATTGAATCTCTCTGAATTGGAACCTCATATTAATGGCCCATTTACACCAGATTTAGCCCATCCTGTTGATAAGGTacgtcatattttgtttttgttccaggGATATACTGCATTTTAGTAGATTGAATAGACTGTGAATAAATTTCTTTCCTAATTGCATTGTATATGAAAGAAATCCAACACTTTTAATTCATGATGGTGAGAAATGTCTCAAAATAGGATGCATGACCACTTTTCATCTTCGTTTATTCATTTCTGTGTATTCATTATCTCTCTgttgctttttataattttcattaatattttttcttgatgggattttttttaactgctttaCATTTTACCATCCATTACCCTAACATTCAGGCATCAAGCTTGTAAGTTGAGTTGTCACTTGAATGTTGCAGAGATTAGGGCCACCAGCTCCCCAGGAAAACTGAAAATCTGCAATtaactagagaaagagagagaattcatgtACTGTACTTGTACTATGATGCTACAGTATATCTGTGGcactgtagatttttttttcatttatatgattaatttaaaaaactcaaaaacaatctaaaaaaaacattactttataGAAATTTGAATGTATGATATTTGGTAAAGTCAGTAAATAGAAATTTTCCAAGGCATTGTATAATtgggtatacagtatattattattattattattattattattattattattattattattattattattattattatttttattatgatgatgatacatTAGTTTTTAGAGGCTGCTTAGTCATTTGCAGACCTTCAGAGGGCTTGTCTGAAGGATATGTACTGAAACAGTAGTTCGGTGTTGAGTAAAAGGAAAGGACAGCCAATTGGGAAGAAATCCAAGGGAATGGatggaaagtaaaagagaaagaattgcAACTGGGGCTGAATGGAccctgcaaagaatctttagtattGTTTAGCTTGCCATCCAAGGcacactattattatcatcaagtagtttaatcagaccattGAGTTAATTGATTTAGCTTTCACAGGGCTGGCCAAGGTAacttggaagaaaaataattttcaatgacCCGTTATGAACATTGAGCAGATTTTCACACATTGTGGAAACCTATGGTCATGCCTAACTATCCATCGATTGAAGTTAATCTAAGGTGAAAAATAAACCAAgaatacataacttttagatTTGAAAGCTTATATTGAcacattctttcattatttatgccTGCATTTTTGACCTGTTGGTAAATTCAAtgataagaatatttttacataatttttatctttatatttttgtcagcAGTGTTTTAGCTGAAGAgaactactgtatattttatcttatacCCAAGCAAAAACCAAACAAAGGAAGCATAAGACATAAAACTCACTGCATTACAGATCGAGATCGCAGACATAAACTCTTCATTTTGAACCGAGATCACTTTATAACGTTTTTCCCGAAGAAAAAAGAGCCCATattcctaggctaacctaactgtgGCAGtacaaaggaaggaagcctaggagagggatgAAGGCTAACTAACCAacccaaaataaatgtataatataacgaaaattactaaaaaatttacCATGtgggaggataggcaggcccaacacgacatgaacgtgaaggAAGAGCCGACCTCCAGTATCCACCTCCACCATCTCCATCCATCCGATAGCACAAGGTCAAATGAAAGACTAATCTTAAATGATCCAAtgaaatcatgttcccataacaCCAGAGAAGTGAGGTCTAGGTTCACTAAAAACCCTATCAACTACTACCTTGTTTCTGTGTATATGAAAAAGTATGAGAGGTAAATGTGTAGCCTGTAACACTGAATTCTTTATAAGGCAAGTAAACACAAGAGCCTAAGATCAGAAGTTCATGGCAGGACTctgatgaatttaaataaatcCGACTCCTATACATTTTCTAGGGTGTCTTGGAAAACTacgtataataaatttataatgaaacTACACCTACCTAATTGTTTCCTGTAATCATACTAACTGTCATGAAGCTGTAATCGTACTAACTGTCATGAAGCAACTTTAAGAGAACACTTGGAAGACAGACATTGGCCAGTAGTAGTTGCTGTCATTATTAGCACTTTATTTGGGTTCTCAGCAACTGTAGTTAGATAATTGGTTTAAGTAAAGTCCTGGGTTTGCAATTTTGTAGtcaaagtaagaaaataatttacagacAGTTGTCTCTCTTCTACTTTTTTGTAATTGGATTGTGGTTTATATCCAACTGAAAGTGAAGCATACTTGATGATTATCATAAAGTGTATATACCCCCCCTTCTTGTTTGGAAACTTGAAGaactttatttaaaagtaaatcttgGATGGATTTGCTCTTGGGTATGTAGAATTTTAAGTTTCTAGTAAGGCAGACCTTTGTATTCcatgaaaaaatttttgtgaagAGCTTTGTTTTCTgtggaattaatgaaattatgaatatagCTTTAATGATAATTGATGGTCTTATCACTGAAATTACAGATTGGTGACACAGCTCGAGAGAAAGGATGGCCATTGGAAGTGAAGGCTGGTCTAATTGGTTCTTGCACCAATTCATCCTATGAGGATATGGGCCGTTGTGCCTCCATTGTGAAGCAAGCTATGGAGCATGGTCTCAAGGCCAAGTCTCTTTTCCATATTACCCCAGGCTCTGAACAGATTCGAGCTACAATTGAGCGAGATGGAATTGTAAGTGCtggctatttatttattgtattttcatatacatttgcTTTATAATTCAAATTGTTAACTTTTTGAGGCCTGCTGTgactatttatataataaaacaagatGTGAAGACCCCAGAATTGTGAATAAATATTGGATGTCTTTTAACATGTCTTTACAGATGTGGCTCTACTTTTGCTACACATTAAACTTGATATCAGGTCTTGGGCAGGTTATGTAGTGTTTTACATCTGAGACAGCCTATGGAGCTGACCGCTTAAGTCTTTATCTTAAACACCTGCTTGGAAATATTATTCTACTTTGATACTGGGTACCTTGGCTTTTAGTCAAGTCTGTTTATAAAAGTTTTGCTGTGGAAATGCTTATAAAAACAAGGATGATTGCCTAaggtatattataatattttgctaTTAGAGTTTGTTCTTGGTGCACCAGTATTTTACAGCATCTTAAAAGAGAAGGCAAGGGGCTTGTTTTAAATGCTAGgcttttctgtttttccattttaggtAAGAGAATTGCGATCTCTCTGTGAACCTAAGTCTTTAGGCTTGATCTATAGCTACTGTAGTTTTTAAaagattccttttccttttaggcAGAAACTTTAAGGACTTTTGGTGGTACAGTTCTTGCCAATGCTTGTGGACCTTGCATTGGTCAGTGGGATCGACAGGATATTAAAAAGGGTGACAAAAACACCATTGTCACCTCCTACAATCGTAATTTCATTGGTAGAAATGATGCAAACCCAGCGACTCATGCCTTTGTGACTTCTCCAGAGCTTGTCACAGCCATGTCATTAGCTGGAACACTAGATTTTGACCCAAGAAAGGATACTTTGGTAAGTAGTTTCAAGATTACGGTGGTAGAAATTGCACATAATTTGATTACAAGGAGAGTATCAGTTTTCGTATAAGTTTCACATAACTATATTTTCTCCGCTGCACTGGAGTTAGcttttatactgtacattattagaTGTCACATACTGGATTTGTAAAGTGATAGCTTGtgaaatttttgtttactgttttgaaaaaataagatgTTTATTTCTTGATGATCACTGGTTTTCACAGGTTACACTTTCAGTTTGGTAATTATTATACAGTATGGTACTTTCATTACCTTTCCAGGTTGGAGCTGATGGAAAGGAATTCAAACTGAAGGATCCATTTGCTGATGAGCTTCCAGCTCGTGGTTTTGATCCTGGGGAggatacttaccaagtaataaaataaatattttttcttatcttacaTTTCCTATTTTtcgtttaaagaatttttttataatcatttgaGAAAGTATTTACACTTTTTATTGCAGCAATTTATTTTGAGGAGACATTATTTAGAATCAAAGTGTTTCAAGATCAGATATTTTATAGTACGTAGTAGATACTGTTGAACAataaattttgtgtatatttccCTTTTCCAACACCTATTATGCAGTTTATGTAGTGTTTTTGGGGGTTACAGTATAGTGATGTATAAAAACCTGTGAATGTTGTATTTTAGTTCTTGAGTTGTATAATTGCAGAAACTGCTGCTGTTGACAAATTTTCCTGAATACCTAATGTATTAAAGTACActgtaattgtatttttgttgGGGTTGAGACTTTAACTTTCTTGTAGACAAATTACTGCGTAAGATATTGTAGGAAGTGAAAGGTCTTTGTATAAATAATGTAGAAAATGAAGGGTCTTTTTGTGAATAATGTAGAAAGTGAAGGATCTGCATGAATAATGACTCTAgtagatattttctttcctagtaACAAGGTTAATCTCTTATGGTAAAATCAGATGTCAAATAACCAAGTTCCTCTCGGTAAAAAAATTTATccatgaattattcatttttatattagtcaCCTCCTCCTGATGGTTCTGGTGTGGTAGTGGATGTTAGTCCTGAATCTCAACGTTTACAGCTTCTGTCTCCATTTGATAAGTGGAATGGTAAAGATTTGGAGGAAATGACTATCTTGATTAAGGTGAGCATCTTGTCCTTTTGGATAATTAAAGGTAACTTGGTTCAATTTGAAAAATATAGTAATGTTTATAGACATTGgatttttcatgtatgtaaaatatattttataaagatatgACTGTTTAACAATATACAGGACAAGGAACCATGCAATGGGAATAGTAGTCTAAGCCTTAACATGTTTATCCTACTTGCAGGTAAAAGGTAAATGCACAACTGACCATATCTCTGCTGCTGGTCCATGGCTCAAATTCCGAGGTCACTTGGATAATATCTCTAACAATATGTTCCTGACAGCTGTAAATGCTGAAAATGATGAGATGAACCAGGTACAAAATAAATCGACTGGTGAATGGGGCCCTGTTCCAGCAACAGCACGAGCATACAAAGCAATTGGCGTTAAGTGGTGTGTAATTGGAGATGATAACTATGGTATGTATTCATTTGGTTGTAATTGCCAGTGCTTAACTATTACATGATTATTTAACATACTTTGTGTTTCTAGAGTACTGCAAATTGCCTTTTTATACTTAAAACTTGAGGACATGTTAGTAAGCAGAATAGTAAATTCCAAATTTAAATGTATAGTAGTGAATCTCCTTAACCCTAATCACAAGATGAGGTGATCCATTTGCAAGTCACCTCAGTAATGTGGATGTCTTCCCAAACTTTgaagaaataagattttaaacAAGTTCCCTacctccacccccacccacctACCCATAACTTTTTAGAATTTAACTATACAAATGGTTTCAACATCACCTGCCTTATGCATTGCAGCATTGCTTCCACATTCTATGCACTTCTGTCAGTTCtgctttcagcattttttttagtttggagAAGTTTTTTTTAAGCTTATCATGACTGGATGGATATACACTTGTCTCATGCGCCCTTGTTAACTGATTGACCTCTCCATATTTTTGacacgcttttatttaacttgacttctctGTGCTTGTCtctttgggtcaaaacttgtaactcaaattttgacctgttcccttcgtccaatggacttaaaattttgcatggttactcaatcacGGTAACaatgcaaccttacatgatcagtaggtcagcagtgacctctagtgaccctatagtgacctctcccagtatctcaggatttgtatgacgTGAATAACTTCTCAGATTTTTCATACCTATTCTGagtaataactctacggatttttcaaaccaccttcggctcgacaggatatcatgTTCAAATTCGTTATCTACGGTCATAAATCGGTTatagtttctgtcaaaactaaaagtataaaataaaaaaaaaaaaatttaaacctgcttttattaaaatgcactaaaagtaaaaaataattttttgagacaccaggattttcttacaattaatcatgtctacaaatataaaagtgtgggcgccataaacttcttttcttgtagcatttctttccatgtttggtgACCATGCTTTTATTtgtgtagacatgattaattgtaagaaaatcctggtgtgtctcaaaaaattattttttactttttagtgcattgtgataaaagcgtgtttaaaaaaattgttttatatttttttatactgaactGGAGACTGGTAAAGGCTTCATTCAATTATTTGAACTTATGACCCCGTATGGTTGCTTTACttgataacaaatatattttgttaattgcagtatttttattttgtgacgttctgtaattttttct
Encoded proteins:
- the LOC136835114 gene encoding aconitate hydratase, mitochondrial-like, producing MFKQKFRKLIFSPTGATTSVFPYNNRMRDYLIATNRADIAALADANADMLTPDEGAPYDQLIELNLSELEPHINGPFTPDLAHPVDKIGDTAREKGWPLEVKAGLIGSCTNSSYEDMGRCASIVKQAMEHGLKAKSLFHITPGSEQIRATIERDGIAETLRTFGGTVLANACGPCIGQWDRQDIKKGDKNTIVTSYNRNFIGRNDANPATHAFVTSPELVTAMSLAGTLDFDPRKDTLVGADGKEFKLKDPFADELPARGFDPGEDTYQSPPPDGSGVVVDVSPESQRLQLLSPFDKWNGKDLEEMTILIKVKGKCTTDHISAAGPWLKFRGHLDNISNNMFLTAVNAENDEMNQVQNKSTGEWGPVPATARAYKAIGVKWCVIGDDNYGEGSSREHAALEPRHLGGRAIIVKSFARIHETNLKKQGMLPLTFADPADYDKISANDKISLIGLADFAPGKPLKCVITHPDGSKETISLNHSFNEQQISWFKAGSALNRMKEVAAGL